A single region of the Methanobrevibacter boviskoreani JH1 genome encodes:
- a CDS encoding EMC6-like membrane protein, translating into MDDVQKIAAIHLIPGLIVGVFSAMFSYGTFGFKNEILASVIGFIVLYFIGNYCQKQYADSIDGFKQWFMMGIIPFVFGWFSVWVLFLSYAKFIPFL; encoded by the coding sequence ATGGATGATGTACAAAAGATTGCGGCAATCCATTTAATACCAGGTTTAATTGTAGGTGTTTTCTCTGCAATGTTTTCATATGGAACCTTTGGGTTTAAAAATGAGATTCTTGCATCTGTAATAGGTTTTATTGTTTTATATTTCATTGGTAATTACTGTCAAAAGCAATATGCAGATTCTATTGACGGTTTTAAACAATGGTTTATGATGGGAATTATTCCATTTGTTTTTGGATGGTTCTCAGTGTGGGTATTATTCTTAAGCTATGCTAAATTTATTCCA